One genomic region from Streptomyces sp. NBC_01304 encodes:
- a CDS encoding SAM-dependent methyltransferase: MAEHAIPTDASQELRDRINTAQPHTARIWNYWLGGKDHYEVDRAAGDQIRALHPGIGDYAREDRLFLGRAVRHLVTECGIRQFLDIGTGLPTADNTHTVAQGLAPESRIVYVDNDPLVLAHARALLTSSPEGRTDYLDEDLRNVDSILEHAARTLDFSRPVALVLLGVVIFLGDDDDPRGVVGRLMDALPSGSHLVLSHTITDPSMPDVDEAVAFWNEHGTPRLTQRTPGQVTGFFDGLELLEPGVVSCSRWRPESGAGEVPDEVAMFAGVARKS; the protein is encoded by the coding sequence ATGGCCGAGCACGCGATACCCACGGATGCGTCCCAGGAGTTGCGCGACCGGATCAACACCGCGCAGCCGCACACGGCCCGGATCTGGAACTACTGGCTCGGCGGCAAGGACCACTACGAAGTCGACCGGGCGGCCGGTGACCAGATCCGCGCACTGCACCCGGGCATCGGGGACTACGCCCGCGAGGACCGGCTGTTCCTGGGGCGTGCGGTACGGCACCTGGTCACCGAGTGCGGCATCCGGCAGTTCCTCGACATCGGCACGGGCCTGCCGACGGCCGACAACACGCACACCGTCGCACAGGGCCTGGCACCCGAGTCCCGCATCGTCTACGTCGACAACGACCCGCTGGTGCTCGCCCATGCGCGGGCGCTGCTCACGAGCTCGCCGGAGGGCAGGACCGACTACCTGGACGAGGACCTGCGCAATGTCGACTCCATCCTCGAACACGCGGCGCGGACCCTGGACTTCAGCCGGCCGGTCGCGCTGGTCCTGCTCGGTGTGGTCATCTTCCTCGGCGACGACGACGATCCGCGCGGTGTCGTCGGGCGCCTGATGGACGCGCTGCCGTCCGGGAGTCATCTGGTGCTGTCGCACACGATCACGGATCCGTCGATGCCCGATGTGGACGAGGCGGTCGCGTTCTGGAACGAGCACGGCACGCCCAGGCTCACGCAGCGCACGCCGGGACAGGTCACCGGGTTCTTCGACGGGCTGGAACTGCTCGAGCCCGGCGTGGTGTCGTGCAGCCGCTGGCGGCCGGAGTCGGGCGCGGGTGAAGTGCCGGACGAGGTGGCCATGTTCGCCGGGGTGGCGCGCAAGTCCTGA
- a CDS encoding excinuclease ABC subunit UvrA codes for MAKRTPSPSPAPHAADSHDLIRVVGARENNLKDVSIEIPKRRLTVFTGVSGSGKSSLVFNTIAAESQRMINETYSTFVQGFMPTLARPDVDVLDGLTTAITVDQQRMGADPRSTVGTATDANAMLRILFSRLGKPHIGSAKAFSFNVASISGAGAVTVQKAGKTVKERRSFSITGGMCARCEGRGKVSDIDLTQLYDDSKSLSEGAFTIPGWKSDSQWTVGVYAQSGFVDPDKPIRRYTKKEMQDFLYGEPVKVRVNGINLTYEGLIPKIQKSFLSKDKEAMQPHIRAFVERAVTFTTCPDCDGTRLNEGARSSKIKRISIADACSMEIRDLAEWVRGLKEPSVAPLLAALQQTLDSFVEIGLGYLSLDRPAGTLSGGEAQRVKMIRHLGSSLTDVTYVFDEPTIGLHPHDIQRMNNLLLRLRDKGNTVLVVEHKPEAIAIADHVVDLGPGAGTAGGTVCYEGSLEGLRGSKTVTGRHLDDRATLKETVRESTGALKIRGANANNLQKVNVDIPLGVLTVITGVAGSGKSSLVHGSIPADEGVISVDQTPIKGSRRSNPATYTGLLEPIRKAFAKENGVKPALFSANSEGACPTCNGAGVIYTDLAMMAGVSTTCEDCEGKRFDASVLDYHLGGRDISEVLAMSVTEAEKFFGAGEARTPAAHKILERLADVGLGYLTLGQPLTTLSGGERQRLKLATHMGDKGGVYVLDEPTTGLHLADVEQLLGLLDRLVESGKSVIVIEHHQAVMAHADWIIDLGPGAGHDGGKVVFEGTPADLVVARSTLTGEHLAEYVAD; via the coding sequence ATGGCCAAGAGGACGCCCTCGCCGTCGCCTGCGCCGCACGCCGCCGACAGCCACGACCTGATCCGCGTCGTCGGCGCACGGGAGAACAACCTCAAGGACGTCAGCATCGAGATCCCGAAGCGCCGGCTGACGGTGTTCACCGGTGTCTCCGGCTCGGGCAAGAGCTCGCTGGTGTTCAACACGATCGCCGCGGAGTCGCAGCGGATGATCAACGAGACGTACAGCACCTTCGTACAGGGCTTCATGCCGACCCTCGCGCGGCCCGATGTCGATGTCCTCGACGGGCTGACCACGGCGATCACCGTCGACCAGCAGCGGATGGGCGCCGACCCGCGCTCCACGGTCGGCACCGCCACCGACGCCAACGCGATGCTGCGCATCCTCTTCAGCCGGCTCGGCAAGCCGCACATCGGCTCGGCCAAGGCGTTCTCCTTCAATGTCGCCTCGATCAGCGGCGCGGGCGCGGTCACGGTGCAGAAGGCCGGCAAGACCGTGAAGGAGCGCCGCAGCTTCAGCATCACCGGCGGCATGTGTGCGCGCTGCGAGGGCCGCGGCAAGGTCTCCGACATCGATCTCACCCAGCTGTACGACGACTCCAAGTCGCTCTCGGAGGGCGCCTTCACCATCCCCGGCTGGAAGTCGGACAGCCAGTGGACCGTGGGCGTCTACGCCCAGTCCGGCTTCGTCGACCCGGACAAGCCGATCCGCAGGTACACCAAGAAGGAGATGCAGGACTTCCTGTACGGGGAGCCGGTCAAGGTCAGGGTCAACGGCATCAACCTCACCTACGAGGGGCTGATCCCCAAGATCCAGAAGTCCTTCCTGTCCAAGGACAAGGAGGCGATGCAGCCGCACATCCGGGCGTTCGTGGAGCGGGCGGTCACCTTCACCACCTGTCCCGACTGCGACGGCACCCGGCTGAACGAGGGCGCCCGCTCCTCCAAGATCAAGCGGATCAGCATCGCCGACGCCTGCTCGATGGAGATCAGGGATCTGGCCGAGTGGGTCCGCGGACTCAAGGAGCCGTCGGTGGCGCCGCTGCTCGCCGCGCTGCAGCAGACCCTCGACTCGTTCGTGGAGATCGGCCTCGGCTATCTCTCGCTGGACCGTCCCGCGGGCACGCTGTCCGGCGGCGAGGCGCAGCGCGTCAAGATGATCCGCCACCTCGGGTCCTCGCTCACGGACGTCACGTACGTCTTCGACGAGCCGACGATCGGCCTGCACCCCCATGACATCCAGCGGATGAACAACCTGCTCCTGCGGCTGCGCGACAAGGGCAACACGGTGCTCGTCGTGGAGCACAAGCCGGAGGCCATCGCGATCGCCGACCACGTCGTGGACCTCGGCCCCGGCGCGGGTACGGCGGGCGGCACGGTCTGCTACGAAGGCAGCCTGGAGGGACTGCGGGGCAGCAAGACCGTCACCGGCCGTCATCTCGACGACCGGGCCACGCTCAAGGAGACGGTGCGCGAGTCCACCGGCGCCCTGAAGATCCGCGGGGCGAACGCGAACAACCTGCAGAAGGTGAACGTCGACATTCCGCTGGGCGTGCTCACCGTGATCACGGGTGTCGCCGGTTCCGGCAAGAGCTCGCTGGTGCACGGGTCGATCCCTGCCGACGAGGGCGTGATCTCGGTCGACCAGACGCCGATCAAGGGTTCGCGGCGGAGCAACCCGGCGACGTACACCGGTCTGCTCGAGCCGATCCGCAAGGCGTTCGCCAAGGAGAACGGGGTGAAGCCGGCCCTGTTCAGCGCCAACTCCGAGGGCGCCTGCCCCACTTGTAACGGCGCCGGGGTCATCTACACCGACCTGGCGATGATGGCCGGCGTCTCCACCACGTGTGAGGACTGCGAGGGCAAGCGGTTCGACGCCTCGGTGCTCGACTACCACCTGGGCGGCCGCGACATCAGCGAAGTGCTCGCGATGTCGGTGACCGAGGCGGAGAAGTTCTTCGGCGCGGGCGAGGCCCGCACACCGGCCGCGCACAAGATCCTGGAGCGGCTCGCCGACGTCGGGCTCGGCTATCTCACCCTGGGCCAGCCGCTGACCACGCTGTCCGGCGGCGAGCGGCAGCGCCTCAAGCTGGCCACGCACATGGGCGACAAGGGCGGCGTGTACGTCCTGGACGAGCCGACCACGGGTCTCCACCTCGCCGATGTCGAGCAACTCCTCGGTCTGCTCGACCGGTTGGTCGAGTCCGGCAAGTCGGTCATCGTCATCGAGCACCACCAGGCGGTCATGGCGCACGCCGACTGGATCATCGACCTCGGTCCGGGCGCCGGGCACGACGGCGGCAAGGTCGTGTTCGAAGGCACCCCGGCCGATCTCGTCGTCGCCCGCTCCACCCTCACCGGGGAGCATCTCGCGGAGTACGTCGCCGACTGA
- a CDS encoding VOC family protein, with the protein MTSSPTQGIKTVLHPVADLAKAKEVYAALLGVAPTADSPYYVGFEAAGQHIGLVPAGGPQGMTSPVAYWHVPDIEAKLAELTAAGATVQQPARDVGEGRLVASVTDLDGNVLGLVQDR; encoded by the coding sequence ATGACCAGCTCTCCCACCCAGGGCATCAAGACCGTGCTGCACCCCGTCGCCGACCTGGCGAAGGCCAAGGAGGTGTACGCCGCACTGCTCGGCGTGGCACCGACGGCCGACAGCCCCTACTACGTCGGTTTCGAGGCCGCGGGCCAGCACATCGGCCTGGTGCCGGCCGGCGGGCCGCAGGGCATGACGTCACCGGTGGCCTACTGGCACGTGCCGGACATCGAGGCGAAGCTGGCCGAGCTGACCGCCGCCGGGGCCACAGTCCAGCAGCCCGCGAGGGACGTCGGCGAGGGCCGCCTGGTCGCGTCCGTCACCGACCTCGACGGCAACGTACTCGGACTGGTGCAGGACCGCTGA
- a CDS encoding GlxA family transcriptional regulator: MAKEVSVDEEPGVSALRVGVLAYPGCFASEVFGIPDLLTMASHVAGPERPGYEVSVLSPRRRVAASGGVVLAVSPLREVDVLVVPGFELLPGLDMDAKLAPLAPEVAAIRAHAATGRAVVSLCVGAFLLAEAGLLDGRRATTAWLFADELARRCPDAEVHPDRLVVTDRGVTTAAAFSAMYDFALELIRRHSGAGVARTTARVALVDDARVSQAPYVDARLLPRPGNAFSHRVMRRLDQHLADRYDLAGLSDAFHVSTRTLLRRFADETGLSPLEYLQSSRVRRARHLLETTDRTVAAVAATVGYRDPATFAALFARHTGRRPRDYRAAFRRGGGT, encoded by the coding sequence GTGGCCAAGGAGGTGAGTGTGGACGAGGAGCCGGGTGTGAGCGCGCTGCGGGTCGGTGTCCTGGCCTATCCGGGCTGCTTCGCGTCCGAGGTGTTCGGCATCCCCGATCTCCTGACGATGGCCTCGCACGTGGCCGGTCCCGAACGCCCCGGCTACGAGGTGTCGGTGCTCTCGCCCCGTCGTCGCGTCGCCGCATCCGGCGGAGTGGTCCTCGCCGTCTCGCCGCTGCGCGAGGTCGACGTCCTCGTCGTGCCGGGGTTCGAGCTGCTGCCGGGCCTGGACATGGACGCGAAGCTGGCGCCGCTCGCCCCGGAGGTCGCGGCGATCCGCGCGCACGCCGCCACGGGCCGGGCCGTCGTCTCGCTGTGTGTCGGGGCGTTCCTGCTCGCCGAGGCGGGGCTGCTCGACGGGCGCCGGGCCACCACGGCCTGGCTGTTCGCGGACGAACTGGCCCGGCGCTGCCCGGACGCGGAGGTTCACCCCGATCGCCTTGTCGTCACCGACCGAGGTGTGACGACCGCGGCGGCCTTCAGCGCCATGTACGACTTCGCCCTTGAGCTGATCCGCCGGCACAGCGGCGCCGGCGTGGCCAGGACCACCGCGCGGGTGGCGCTCGTCGACGACGCGCGCGTGTCCCAGGCGCCGTACGTCGACGCGAGGCTGCTGCCGCGGCCCGGGAACGCGTTCTCGCACCGGGTCATGCGGCGGCTCGACCAGCACCTGGCCGACCGCTACGACCTCGCGGGGCTGTCGGACGCGTTCCATGTCAGCACCCGGACGCTGCTGCGCCGCTTCGCGGACGAGACCGGCCTCAGCCCGCTCGAGTATCTGCAGTCGTCGCGCGTCCGCCGGGCCCGCCATCTCCTCGAGACCACGGACCGGACCGTCGCCGCCGTCGCCGCCACGGTCGGCTACCGGGACCCGGCGACCTTCGCCGCGCTGTTCGCCCGGCACACCGGCCGGCGCCCGCGGGACTACCGGGCCGCCTTCCGGCGCGGCGGCGGCACCTGA